A genomic window from Salvia miltiorrhiza cultivar Shanhuang (shh) chromosome 5, IMPLAD_Smil_shh, whole genome shotgun sequence includes:
- the LOC130986684 gene encoding protein FMP32, mitochondrial-like — MTAYAAACKRVLRLGPALVGTRPISELAKSNGKRVYLVDTLALVRKLEAQGVESRQAQAITEAMMEVLNDSMENVSGSYVSKSEMQKSEMFQENNLSMFKTEVKSSQDHHFSMLQHEMEKIKNDIEKMRSELRYEIDKVTAGQRLDLNLERGRIRDELNNQNQETTNLTTKLDREIHTLRAQLEAAKYDVIKYCIGTLASVSAVGLAVIRILM, encoded by the exons ATGACCGCATACGCGGCGGCGTGTAAGCGGGTTCTGAGATTGGGACCCGCGTTGGTCGGAACCCGACCCATTTCCGAGCTTGCTAAATCCAACGGCAAACGGGTCTACCTCGTCGACACTCTGGCCCTT GTGAGGAAATTGGAGGCCCAGGGGGTGGAGTCGAGGCAGGCGCAGGCGATAACAGAGGCGATGATGGAGGTGCTGAATGATAGCATGGAGAATGTTTCTGGTTCCTATGTTTCAAAGAGTGAAATGCAAAAA AGCGAGATGTTTCAGGAAAACAATCTGTCCATGTTCAAGACTGAAGTTAAGAGCTCTCAG GATCACCATTTCTCAATGTTGCAACATGAGATGGAAAAAATCAAGAATGATATAGAGAAGATGCGTAGTGAGTTAAG GTATGAAATCGACAAAGTTACAGCCGGGCAGCGCTTGGATCTTAATCTTGAAAGGGG GAGAATTCGAGATGAGCTGAACAACCAAAACCAAGAAACAACCAACCTCACCACCAAACTTGATCGA GAAATTCATACACTGCGGGCTCAACTGGAAGCCGCAAAGTATGACGTGATCAAGTATTGCATAGGTACGCTCGCCTCTGTCTCTGCCGTTGGTCTTGCTGTAATCCGTATTCTGATGTAG
- the LOC130986685 gene encoding cytochrome P450 84A1-like: MEYKMINLLQSVEPKALLLISLIIPLLATLLITRFRRKRYPPGPPGWPVIGNMGLMGQLTHRGLARLAKKYGGILHLRMGFLHMVAVSSPDAARQVLQAQDNIFSNRPATIAISYLTYDRADMAFAHYGPFWRQMRKLCVIKLFSRKRAESWDSVRDEVDDMVRAVATSSGTVVNIGELVFGLTRNITYRAAFGSSSHEGQDEFIQILQEISKLFGAFNISDFIPFLGWIDPQGINGRLIKVRAQLDGFIDTIIDDHMQKARPEEGTEPVESDMVDELLAFYSDEAKVSESEDLQNSIKLTRDNIKAIIMDVMFGGTETVASAIEWAMTELMRSPEDLKRVQQELADVVGLARKVEEPDFEKLSFLRCCLKEVLRLHPPIPLLLHETAEDAVVSGYHIPAKSRVMINAWAIGRDEGAWEDAEAFNPSRFLREGAADFKGGNFEFIPFGSGRRSCPGMQLGLYALEVAVAHLLHCFTWELPDGMKPAEMDMDDVFGLTAPRATRLMAVPTPRLLCQLY, encoded by the exons ATGGAATATAAAATGATTAATCTTCTCCAATCCGTAGAGCCCAAAGCCTTATTGCTAATCTCGTTGATAATCCCTCTGCTTGCCACACTCCTCATAACAAGATTCCGTCGCAAGCGGTATCCTCCCGGGCCTCCGGGCTGGCCCGTGATAGGAAATATGGGCCTGATGGGCCAGCTGACCCACCGCGGGTTGGCCCGTTTAGCGAAAAAGTACGGCGGAATCCTCCACCTCCGCATGGGGTTCCTCCACATGGTGGCGGTGTCGAGCCCGGACGCGGCCCGGCAAGTCCTCCAGGCCCAGGACAACATCTTCTCGAACCGGCCCGCGACTATCGCCATCAGCTACTTGACGTATGACCGGGCCGACATGGCCTTCGCCCATTACGGGCCCTTCTGGCGCCAGATGCGCAAGCTCTGCGTAATCAAGCTCTTCAGCCGCAAGCGGGCCGAGTCGTGGGACTCGGTCCGGGACGAGGTGGATGACATGGTCCGGGCCGTGGCCACCAGCAGCGGCACCGTGGTCAACATAGGCGAGCTTGTTTTCGGGCTAACGAGGAACATAACGTACCGGGCCGCCTTCGGGTCGAGCTCCCACGAGGGCCAGGATGAGTTCATCCAGATTCTGCAGGAAATCTCGAAATTGTTTGGAGCGTTTAACATCTCGGATTTCATCCCATTCTTGGGGTGGATTGATCCGCAGGGAATCAACGGCCGATTGATCAAAGTTCGGGCCCAGCTCGATGGATTCATCGACACAATTATTGATGATCACATGCAGAAAGCCCGGCCCGAAGAAGGCACTGAGCCCGTTGAGTCTGATATGGTGGATGAGCTGCTGGCTTTCTATAGTGATGAGGCAAAGGTTTCGGAGTCTGAGGATTTGCAGAATTCGATCAAGCTAACGAGGGACAATATTAAGGCAATTATCATG GACGTGATGTTTGGTGGGACCGAAACGGTGGCATCGGCCATCGAGTGGGCCATGACAGAGCTAATGCGAAGCCCAGAAGACCTGAAGCGAGTCCAGCAAGAGCTGGCGGACGTGGTGGGCCTGGCCCGTAAAGTGGAGGAGCCCGATTTCGAAAAGCTGAGCTTCCTCCGCTGCTGCCTCAAGGAGGTCCTCCGCCTCCACCCGCCCATCCCACTCCTCCTCCACGAGACGGCCGAGGACGCCGTCGTCTCCGGCTACCACATCCCGGCCAAGTCGCGCGTCATGATCAACGCCTGGGCGATCGGCCGCGACGAGGGCGCGTGGGAGGACGCCGAGGCCTTCAATCCGTCGCGTTTCCTCCGCGAAGGCGCCGCCGATTTCAAGGGCGGCAACTTCGAGTTCATCCCTTTCGGGTCGGGACGGAGGTCGTGCCCCGGGATGCAGCTGGGGCTCTACGCGCTGGAGGTGGCGGTGGCGCACCTCCTCCACTGCTTCACGTGGGAATTGCCCGACGGGATGAAGCCCGCCGAGATGGACATGGACGACGTCTTCGGCCTCACGGCGCCACGCGCCACCAGGCTCATGGCCGTGCCCACGCCGCGCCTGCTTTGCCAGCTCTACTAG